The sequence TGATCGCTTGCTGGCGATGAAAGAGCCTTTATCTGATATCGAAAAATCACTTAAACTGAAGCTAATGTCTGAAATGATATGATGTGAACTCTGTGTTGATTGAGGTTGCTTAGTAGTCCCTGTGTACTATGTTGTTTCATGTTCTTTTACAGCTAAGCTAACATGTTTTTAATATGTTGTTGCAGGTTAGGTGAAGTAGTCACGGGCGTCTGAGTGTTTTGGTCTTTAGCAAGATGAAGTAGTCACGGATACATTTGGAGTAGTGAGAGCATTTTGGATTGTAGCTCCAGCTCACAAGTGACGGGGTAGTTGTTTTCTATAAGTAAAAGCTCTCTATGTTTCTCATTGTACTAAACATCAGAAAGCTTTGTAATATTTGTGAACCAAGATCTCCTTCTACTCTTGTAATAGCTCTCAACTCAGGTTTACTCTTTAACTATGGTTCTAGTTGTTTAAGCTTGAATAAATTAGATAACATAACATGGTTGTTGTTATTTCCTTGCTTTTCTTTggttatatttgaatatattttcatGTCAATGGGTTATAATGGAAACGTTCATTTTGTTGTCCTTTTAGATTGTTTTAATCAAAACGTAAATCGCTTTCATGCATCAAAACGTAATTTGGTTACACGAGTACTATAAAAGGCTTAAGAAATGACGATTAGGAAGAAatcaagaaattaaaataaaataagaagcATCTTCTCTTTAATTATTGTCCAGCCAGtatgttttcattaaaattGTAAACTTGTAGGAAGGTATGTAAAGTCAAAATAATTCATTAAATTACTTCTTAGTATACTTTTGGATCaactgaaaataataatattttttcaccGTAGGAATATCTACTaatgtcatcatcatcatcatctgatgATGTCGACGAAAGATTGGATGATATTATCGACGAAATCGTCGAAGATACATACAATGATATTGTGGAGCCCCAACCAAATAATCGACGGAGACGTGCTTATGTAGAACGATATCGTGAAGGAGGCCATAACCGTTTATGGAATGACTACTTCAGCGTAGACGCGACATACTCGGCACAGTTCAGACGGCGTTTTCGCATGAATAAGGATTTATTCACGCGTATTGTCTATGAACTCTCAGAGAACATTCCGTTCTTTCAACATAGACAAGATGCAACCGGGAGGTTTGGTCATACACCGCTTCAAAAATGTACGGCAGCAATTCGTCAGCTTGCTTATGGTTCTGCAGCTGATGCGGTTGACGAGTATCTCCGAATTGGTGAGAGCACTGCACTTTTGTGTTTACATAAGTTCACTGATGGAATCATCCGGTTGTTTGGACAAGAGTATCTACGAAGACCCACACCGGCGGATCTTCAAAGACTTCTCGATATTGGAGAGACACGTGGGTTTCCTGGGATGGTCGGGAGCattgactgtatgcattgggagtggaaaaattgcccaaccgcttggaaaggacaaTACACACGTGGATCAGGAAAACCGACAATTGTATTAGAGGCTGTAgcttcacaagatctttggatatggcacgcctTTTTCGGtcctccaggtaccttaaacgaTCTCAATGTCCTCGATCGgtctcctgtttttgatgacattttagAAGGTCGTGCCCCTAGGGTAAAGTACGTGGTCAACGGGCATCGATATAAATTGGCGTACTACCTCACAGACGGGATATATCCAaaatggtcaacatttatccaatctattaCACTCCCCCAAACTCCTAAACAAGAATTATTTGCTAAAGTTCAAGAAGCAACCCGTAAAGATGTGGAGCGGGCTTTTGGAGTTCTACAAGCCCGGTTTGCGATTGTGAAAAACCCGGCTCTTTCAATGAACAAGGCAAAGATagggaagattatgagagcatgtatcatactacaCAACATGATAGTCGAAAATGAACGAGATGGATACATTCGTTATGATATTTCAGAATTTGCAGAAGGAAACGTCACCAGAAGTTCAGAGGTCGAAACCGAGAGGCCTACAAATCTGAATAATATGTTTCCCAATCGGAATGATCTTCGTGATAGGCAAATACATGAACGATTGAAGAATGATTTAATcgaaaatatttggaacaaaTTTGGTGAAGAAGATTAATAATTAGCTCTTTTAAGTTTTGTCATagtatctttttttaaaaaaattcaatgtattgtaatatttttacttctaataatttaaaataatttttcatttttttaattttttttttctctaaggACTCCTAATCGGATATCACCATTGCACCCACCTTCTTAACATAAATccttaactatttaaaaaaaaaaaaattaataataaaaaaatggtaAGGACTCCCCTTGGGGGATGACCATTGCATATGCTCTAAGGATCAATCCTTGTACTATGTTActcaaataatagttttttaatCTGATAAACATTAGATGTGGAGCTAAGGATCCTTAATGGATTCCCATTGTAGATGGTCTTATGGCATGTGCCATGTATGTATTATGTTGGTTTTCAATAACACAAATTGTTATGTACGGCGTACTACTGTTTCATAAAGATAATAAGACGAGATTTGCACATATCGCTAGGGGCATCATGCTTCTTTCTTTCATGTCAACATGTTCCTTTCCATCTCTTTTCCATTCTAAACATTGATCCAAGGATC comes from Brassica rapa cultivar Chiifu-401-42 chromosome A02, CAAS_Brap_v3.01, whole genome shotgun sequence and encodes:
- the LOC103852985 gene encoding putative nuclease HARBI1, which codes for MSSSSSSDDVDERLDDIIDEIVEDTYNDIVEPQPNNRRRRAYVERYREGGHNRLWNDYFSVDATYSAQFRRRFRMNKDLFTRIVYELSENIPFFQHRQDATGRFGHTPLQKCTAAIRQLAYGSAADAVDEYLRIGESTALLCLHKFTDGIIRLFGQEYLRRPTPADLQRLLDIGETRGFPGMVGSIDCMHWEWKNCPTAWKGQYTRGSGKPTIVLEAVASQDLWIWHAFFGPPGTLNDLNVLDRSPVFDDILEGRAPRVKYVVNGHRYKLAYYLTDGIYPKWSTFIQSITLPQTPKQELFAKVQEATRKDVERAFGVLQARFAIVKNPALSMNKAKIGKIMRACIILHNMIVENERDGYIRYDISEFAEGNVTRSSEVETERPTNLNNMFPNRNDLRDRQIHERLKNDLIENIWNKFGEED